One part of the Bremerella cremea genome encodes these proteins:
- a CDS encoding integrase core domain-containing protein, with translation MRGAQDQTIMAWRQTYNRRRPHSSLGGQTPADFTSQWPTSVQATPSLQQATAICFTQPELS, from the coding sequence TTGCGCGGGGCGCAAGACCAGACCATCATGGCCTGGAGACAAACCTACAATCGTCGTCGCCCCCACAGCAGTCTGGGCGGCCAAACCCCAGCAGATTTCACGTCGCAGTGGCCTACTTCCGTTCAGGCTACGCCCTCACTCCAACAGGCCACTGCGATTTGTTTTACCCAACCCGAACTCTCATAA